One stretch of Nocardia mangyaensis DNA includes these proteins:
- a CDS encoding molybdopterin-dependent oxidoreductase produces the protein MTATVEKKTFCGICEASCGLIATVQADRVLGLRPDPDHPASRGFACSKGVQFHTVVTDPDRVLYPMRRLPDGSFARASWCEAFDDIGARLRRVQREHGNRSIGVLWGNPIAWNYAAAVTVVGLAAALETKHHYASASIDVNNYWAAAHIMYGATGVNPLPDFADTHFALILGANPVVSHGSLVTTGRIRDVLLDIPARGGKVVVVDPRRTETAKLFEHVPIRPGADPWLLGAMLGVMFEEDLIDQHAVRTQITGIDGLRELARHFDLDTAAARTGIDALTITRLARDMAAAPGACAYGRCGASLGKFSTLTKFLLDSLSVVTGNFDRRGGMVLGDPMADIEGFAELLGVSGRGRWHTRVEDVPEVNGQAPLACLAKEITTPGRGQLRALIAMSSNVVTSGPGSLETATALDTLDLMVSLDPYITETSRHAHWILPPTLWLEREQMPAFTQAQSTVPNAQWVRPVIPARGQTRDDWWIVDRLARELGVVPSPVPGAQWLGKLGVRIPPSVSVDLLTRLGRHGDLFGLRPHGINRRKLLDHQGAIKLADHCPTGVLGKKIHTRDGRIQVSSPEMLSETRRLAAPDPAESEYPLRLFSIRELRSHNSWLHNVPKLMTGLRKCRAKMHPDDAAAAGVHDRDLVSITSPWGHIEVPVEVTEEVFAGCLGLTQGWGHAGTWSTAMAAGGMSYNQLTPTDAREIDLPSGNAYFNGIPVVVSAR, from the coding sequence ATGACCGCGACGGTGGAGAAGAAGACCTTCTGCGGAATCTGCGAAGCGTCGTGCGGGTTGATCGCGACGGTCCAGGCCGATCGCGTGCTGGGGCTGCGGCCCGATCCCGATCACCCCGCGTCACGGGGTTTCGCGTGTTCCAAGGGTGTGCAGTTCCACACCGTGGTCACCGACCCCGACCGGGTGCTGTATCCGATGCGTCGACTGCCCGATGGCAGCTTCGCGCGCGCGAGCTGGTGCGAGGCGTTCGATGACATCGGTGCGCGGCTGCGCCGGGTTCAGCGCGAGCACGGCAATCGATCCATCGGTGTGCTGTGGGGCAATCCCATCGCCTGGAACTACGCCGCCGCGGTCACCGTGGTGGGTCTGGCCGCAGCGCTGGAAACCAAGCACCACTACGCCTCGGCGTCGATCGATGTCAACAACTACTGGGCCGCCGCGCACATCATGTACGGCGCGACCGGAGTCAACCCACTGCCCGATTTCGCCGACACCCATTTCGCGCTCATCCTCGGCGCGAATCCGGTGGTGTCGCACGGAAGTCTGGTGACGACCGGACGGATCCGCGATGTACTGCTCGACATCCCCGCACGCGGTGGCAAGGTCGTGGTCGTGGATCCGCGTCGCACCGAAACAGCCAAGCTGTTCGAGCATGTTCCGATTCGTCCGGGCGCGGACCCGTGGCTGCTGGGAGCGATGCTGGGCGTGATGTTCGAAGAGGACCTGATCGATCAGCACGCGGTGCGCACACAGATCACCGGCATCGACGGGTTACGCGAGCTGGCCCGGCATTTCGACCTCGATACCGCAGCCGCGCGCACAGGCATCGACGCCTTGACCATCACCCGGCTCGCCCGCGACATGGCCGCGGCGCCCGGCGCCTGCGCGTACGGGCGTTGCGGTGCGTCGCTGGGCAAGTTCTCGACACTGACCAAATTCCTGCTCGACAGCCTCTCGGTAGTCACCGGCAACTTCGATCGACGCGGCGGCATGGTCCTGGGTGATCCGATGGCCGATATCGAAGGTTTCGCCGAGCTGCTCGGAGTGTCCGGGCGTGGCCGATGGCACACCCGGGTCGAGGATGTCCCTGAAGTCAACGGGCAAGCGCCACTGGCGTGCCTGGCCAAGGAGATCACCACCCCCGGGCGCGGACAGCTGCGGGCGCTGATCGCCATGTCCAGCAACGTCGTCACCAGCGGGCCCGGCTCCCTCGAGACCGCCACCGCACTCGACACCCTCGATCTGATGGTGTCGCTGGACCCCTACATCACCGAGACCTCACGGCACGCGCACTGGATTCTGCCGCCGACATTGTGGCTCGAACGCGAACAGATGCCCGCGTTCACCCAGGCTCAATCCACAGTGCCGAACGCGCAATGGGTGCGCCCGGTGATTCCGGCCCGCGGGCAAACACGCGATGACTGGTGGATCGTGGATCGGCTCGCCCGCGAACTGGGCGTGGTGCCGTCCCCGGTGCCGGGCGCGCAGTGGCTGGGCAAGCTCGGAGTGCGGATCCCGCCCTCGGTGTCGGTGGATCTGCTCACCCGCCTGGGCCGACACGGCGATCTGTTCGGGCTCCGGCCACACGGGATCAACCGCAGAAAGCTGCTAGACCATCAGGGCGCGATCAAACTCGCCGATCACTGCCCCACCGGCGTGCTCGGCAAGAAGATCCACACCCGCGACGGACGCATCCAGGTGAGCTCGCCGGAAATGCTGTCCGAAACCCGGCGACTGGCTGCCCCCGACCCGGCCGAAAGCGAGTATCCGTTACGGCTTTTTAGCATCCGCGAGCTGCGGTCGCACAACTCCTGGTTGCACAATGTGCCCAAACTGATGACCGGACTACGTAAGTGCCGAGCGAAAATGCATCCAGACGATGCCGCAGCAGCCGGGGTGCACGACCGCGATCTGGTATCGATCACCTCGCCGTGGGGGCACATCGAGGTTCCTGTCGAGGTGACCGAGGAAGTCTTCGCCGGTTGTCTGGGTCTCACCCAGGGATGGGGCCACGCCGGTACCTGGTCCACGGCGATGGCCGCAGGCGGGATGAGCTACAACCAGCTCACACCCACCGACGCACGCGAGATCGATCTGCCCTCGGGCAACGCCTACTTCAACGGAATCCCGGTTGTGGTGAGTGCCCGATGA
- a CDS encoding 4Fe-4S binding protein — protein sequence MTYVITQNCCNDATCADVCPAACIHPTPDETGYASTEMLYIDPARCIDCGACAEACPVDAVYAADELPAALSTYSSINADYYRYARPVSLPTPTLPRPVRTTHRAPLRVAIVGAGPSGFYAAERLLADTHTPVQVSMFDRLPTPFGLVRAGVAPDHTHTKQITDVFSWTAARSNFHTFYNVEIGRHLSHSELARHHHAVIYTVGALSDRRLGITGEDLPGSHAAAEFVAWYNGHPDYRDRRFDFEHRRAVVIGNGNVGLDIARVLLLGVERLRRTDIADHALEQLAHSKIEEVVLLGRRGPAQAAYTSPELLAFAHLDDIDVLTDPSLLTDDDLDDAPARKSRALCEVLAANCGATRRLTLRFLSAPVAILGTDRVERLRIAHNRMIEREGTLTAEPTGRIEDIETGLVLRAVGFRGQPIPEIPFDTRSGTIPNEHGRVLDPSTGQPLPGVYTAGWIKRGPSGVIGTNRTCATETVDRLLEDFDSGRLTDPARSPHELTQLLDTRQPHRIDRSQWQRIAEFERAVGRATGRPQVKLTSTDAMLTIAHSPH from the coding sequence ATGACCTACGTGATCACCCAGAACTGCTGCAACGACGCCACCTGCGCGGACGTGTGCCCGGCCGCGTGTATCCACCCCACCCCGGACGAAACCGGTTACGCCAGCACCGAAATGCTCTACATCGATCCGGCGCGGTGCATCGATTGCGGGGCGTGTGCTGAGGCGTGCCCGGTCGATGCGGTCTACGCCGCAGACGAACTACCCGCCGCGCTGAGCACGTACTCGAGCATCAACGCCGACTACTATCGCTACGCCCGGCCGGTGTCACTGCCGACCCCGACCCTCCCGCGCCCGGTGCGCACAACACATCGCGCGCCGTTGCGTGTGGCGATCGTCGGCGCGGGCCCCAGCGGGTTCTACGCCGCCGAGCGCCTGCTCGCCGACACCCACACCCCGGTGCAGGTCTCGATGTTCGATCGGCTACCGACACCGTTCGGGCTGGTCCGCGCAGGCGTCGCGCCTGATCACACCCACACCAAACAGATCACCGACGTGTTCTCCTGGACCGCCGCACGGTCGAACTTCCACACCTTCTACAACGTCGAAATCGGGCGCCACCTCTCCCACAGTGAACTGGCCCGCCACCACCACGCCGTGATCTACACCGTGGGCGCGTTGAGCGATCGACGACTCGGCATCACCGGAGAAGACCTCCCGGGCAGTCATGCGGCCGCGGAATTCGTCGCCTGGTACAACGGGCACCCCGACTACCGGGACCGCCGCTTCGATTTCGAGCACCGGCGCGCGGTGGTCATCGGCAACGGCAATGTCGGCTTGGACATCGCCCGGGTGCTGCTGCTGGGCGTCGAACGGCTGCGCCGCACCGACATCGCCGATCACGCGCTCGAGCAACTGGCACACAGCAAGATCGAGGAAGTGGTGCTGCTCGGGCGGCGCGGTCCTGCGCAAGCCGCCTACACCTCACCCGAGCTGCTCGCCTTCGCCCACCTCGACGACATCGACGTTCTCACCGACCCGTCGCTCCTCACCGACGACGACCTCGACGACGCTCCCGCACGCAAGTCCAGGGCATTGTGCGAGGTTCTGGCCGCCAACTGCGGTGCCACCAGACGATTGACGCTGCGCTTCCTGAGCGCTCCCGTCGCGATACTCGGTACCGACCGTGTCGAACGCCTGCGCATCGCGCACAACCGCATGATCGAACGGGAGGGCACGCTTACCGCCGAACCGACCGGCCGCATCGAGGACATCGAGACCGGGCTCGTGTTGCGCGCGGTCGGATTTCGCGGCCAACCGATCCCCGAAATCCCCTTCGACACACGCTCGGGCACCATACCCAACGAGCACGGACGGGTACTCGACCCGAGCACCGGCCAGCCACTACCCGGGGTATATACAGCGGGCTGGATCAAACGCGGCCCCTCCGGCGTGATTGGCACCAACCGCACATGCGCCACTGAAACCGTCGATCGCCTGCTCGAGGACTTCGATTCGGGCAGGCTCACTGACCCGGCACGGTCCCCGCACGAACTGACCCAACTTCTGGACACCCGCCAACCACACCGCATCGACCGCTCGCAGTGGCAGCGGATCGCCGAGTTCGAACGCGCCGTCGGCCGCGCCACAGGCCGCCCACAAGTGAAACTCACCTCCACCGATGCGATGCTCACCATCGCCCACTCGCCCCACTGA
- a CDS encoding DUF3558 domain-containing protein has translation MAPQPWTLADLIYHPCRVLDSEDLARFVLDPAARAETPPQDLPACSWFSIQTSQSGSFNIRFEPAKNDLTDLTQRRVPNPSEQGPHLLDPQGSGG, from the coding sequence ATGGCACCGCAGCCGTGGACGTTGGCCGACCTCATTTACCATCCCTGCCGCGTGCTGGACAGCGAGGATCTCGCGCGTTTCGTGCTCGACCCCGCCGCTCGAGCCGAAACACCCCCGCAGGATTTGCCCGCGTGTTCGTGGTTCTCGATCCAGACGTCGCAGTCGGGGAGTTTCAACATCCGATTCGAACCGGCCAAAAACGACCTCACCGATCTCACACAGCGCAGGGTTCCGAATCCGTCCGAACAGGGCCCGCACCTGTTAGATCCTCAAGGATCAGGTGGTTGA
- a CDS encoding TetR family transcriptional regulator codes for MVDAALALFVERGYDAVTMEQVAESVGMSRRTLHRYFTSKDNILLGKYDALGETFADLLRARPLHEPVWESLHQVFSFSVDQSGDEELARRDAALTRIIGASPALFAVTSSEHNERSVNSPTFCGNEQG; via the coding sequence GTGGTTGACGCAGCTCTCGCGCTCTTCGTCGAGCGCGGATACGACGCAGTCACCATGGAACAGGTTGCAGAGTCCGTCGGGATGTCGCGGCGCACGCTCCATCGATACTTCACATCAAAAGACAACATTCTCCTCGGCAAGTACGACGCACTGGGTGAGACCTTCGCCGACCTGCTCCGCGCGCGACCGCTTCACGAGCCGGTTTGGGAGTCGCTTCACCAGGTCTTCTCCTTTTCGGTCGACCAATCCGGAGATGAGGAACTGGCACGTCGCGATGCGGCACTTACGCGGATCATCGGCGCATCACCCGCTCTGTTTGCAGTTACCTCGAGCGAACACAACGAGCGCAGTGTCAACTCTCCGACGTTCTGCGGGAACGAGCAGGGCTGA
- a CDS encoding response regulator produces MLTRAQTRIVIVDDHPVVHDGVAAQLQRYPDMAVVGHAGSGADAITVCDEERPDIVLLDLRLPDCLAADVVPEVLRVSPDSRILLFTAFPEHAAVAPTLAAGACGILVKHAGGIAIRDAIRSVARTGAFRTATPASSTAPVTAREYDVLRLVAAGHTNPEIGTELNLSINTVKTYLRTVMHKLAARNRAQLIANARGQGLL; encoded by the coding sequence ATGCTGACCCGCGCGCAGACCCGGATCGTGATCGTGGACGACCATCCAGTCGTCCACGACGGGGTCGCGGCCCAGTTGCAGCGATACCCGGACATGGCCGTCGTCGGCCATGCCGGGAGCGGCGCGGACGCCATCACGGTCTGCGACGAAGAACGACCCGACATTGTGCTGCTCGACCTGCGGCTCCCCGACTGCCTCGCCGCCGACGTCGTTCCCGAGGTGCTGCGGGTCAGCCCGGACAGCCGCATCCTGCTGTTCACGGCGTTCCCCGAACACGCCGCCGTTGCGCCGACATTGGCCGCTGGCGCCTGCGGCATCCTGGTGAAACACGCTGGCGGCATAGCCATCCGTGACGCGATTCGCAGCGTCGCCCGGACCGGCGCCTTCCGCACCGCAACGCCAGCCTCGTCCACCGCGCCGGTCACCGCCCGCGAATACGACGTCCTCCGGCTCGTCGCGGCAGGGCACACCAACCCCGAGATCGGCACCGAGCTCAACCTGTCGATCAACACAGTCAAGACCTACCTGCGTACCGTGATGCACAAACTCGCCGCCCGCAACCGAGCCCAGCTCATCGCCAACGCCCGCGGGCAAGGCCTGCTCTGA
- a CDS encoding GAF domain-containing sensor histidine kinase: MNDDPMVTNAGARVFDEVVRAHPLLDLGKQYADLLAALDRGEVLRRALALVAVGSDVAWTARPDVDGVLTLEQVTGDWTGVLRALRVPPNTGLTGKVFRAGRAEWVDDYFDSQKITHDFDRHIATEKVRRVLAVPLLRDGESLGVLAIAPREGGTFGDRDIEHASVIAAQAALAVSVAERARLSREIAVHEERRRLAADLHDSVGALLFGIGSGVADLAESAHADPELRVRLERLQRQAMDASTALRESLRTLRSSPAALALGVALRADCSAFTDRTGRPAELVILDEEPPELAPSRSDVLITAVREALLNVEKHAHASALTVSVQRSSSWLTVAVHDDGVGLGPDHAPGVGLTSTAEALGRLGGSVRVVSDPDGGTIWRARLPC, from the coding sequence GTGAACGACGATCCGATGGTGACAAATGCCGGTGCGCGCGTGTTTGATGAGGTAGTGCGGGCGCACCCCCTCCTCGATCTCGGGAAGCAATATGCGGACCTGCTCGCGGCGCTGGACCGTGGCGAGGTGCTGCGGCGCGCCCTGGCTCTGGTCGCCGTCGGTTCGGATGTCGCCTGGACGGCCCGTCCCGACGTGGACGGCGTGCTGACGCTCGAACAGGTCACCGGCGACTGGACCGGCGTGCTTCGGGCGCTCCGGGTGCCGCCGAACACGGGCCTGACCGGCAAGGTGTTCCGGGCCGGGCGCGCCGAGTGGGTCGACGACTACTTTGACAGCCAGAAGATCACCCACGACTTCGACCGCCACATCGCCACCGAAAAGGTGCGGCGAGTGCTGGCCGTCCCACTGCTCCGCGACGGGGAATCGCTCGGTGTCCTCGCCATCGCCCCGCGTGAGGGCGGGACGTTCGGCGACCGCGACATCGAACACGCCTCGGTGATCGCGGCTCAGGCCGCGCTGGCGGTTTCGGTCGCCGAACGCGCCCGGCTGAGCCGGGAGATCGCGGTGCACGAGGAGCGACGGCGGCTCGCGGCGGATCTGCACGACAGCGTCGGTGCGCTGCTGTTCGGCATCGGTTCCGGCGTGGCCGATCTCGCCGAGTCCGCCCATGCCGACCCCGAACTGCGTGTCCGGCTAGAGCGGCTGCAGAGGCAGGCAATGGACGCGAGCACGGCGCTGCGTGAGTCGTTGCGCACGCTGCGCTCGTCGCCGGCCGCGCTCGCGCTCGGTGTCGCTCTGCGCGCCGACTGCTCGGCCTTCACCGACCGCACCGGGCGGCCCGCAGAACTTGTCATTCTCGATGAAGAACCGCCCGAGCTCGCACCGTCCCGATCGGACGTACTCATCACCGCGGTTCGCGAAGCCCTTTTGAACGTCGAGAAGCACGCCCATGCCAGTGCCCTCACGGTGTCAGTGCAGCGAAGCAGTTCCTGGCTCACGGTCGCCGTGCACGACGACGGCGTGGGCCTTGGCCCCGACCACGCGCCGGGGGTCGGCCTCACCAGCACGGCCGAAGCACTCGGCCGGCTGGGTGGGTCCGTCCGTGTCGTGTCCGATCCGGACGGTGGCACGATCTGGCGGGCACGGTTGCCATGCTGA